In one window of Pseudomonas sp. IAC-BECa141 DNA:
- a CDS encoding UDP-glucose 4-epimerase family protein, whose amino-acid sequence MSASTLLVTGGSGFLGGALLRTLVPLNRYVLRTASRRQAADLPSSVQTFPIEGLTPQQDWRQALSGVDIVVHAAARVHVMEESSRNPLAEFRLVNVDGTMNLAQQAAQAGVRRFIYISSVKVNGENTAPGVAFTANDPASPADPYGLSKHEAEQALAEFVASTEMELVIIRPVLVYGPGVKANFLTMIRWLERGVPLPFGAVDNKRSLVSLDNLIDLIVTCFDHPGAANQTFLASDGADVSTTELLRKISHALNKPARLISFPVVLMRFGAKLVGKDALAQRLFGSLQVDISKNRQLLGWVPPFSLDHGIRTTVQSYLESQSQ is encoded by the coding sequence ATGAGCGCAAGTACCCTACTTGTTACAGGTGGATCAGGTTTTCTGGGCGGCGCCTTGTTAAGGACATTGGTTCCCTTGAATCGTTACGTTCTGCGTACAGCATCAAGGCGCCAGGCTGCGGATCTGCCGTCATCAGTACAAACTTTCCCGATCGAGGGTCTTACACCTCAGCAAGATTGGCGACAAGCGTTGTCCGGCGTCGATATCGTCGTTCACGCTGCTGCACGGGTGCATGTAATGGAAGAGTCCTCTCGGAACCCACTCGCAGAATTCCGTCTGGTCAATGTCGACGGCACGATGAATCTGGCGCAACAGGCTGCGCAGGCAGGTGTGCGGCGGTTTATCTATATAAGCTCCGTAAAGGTCAATGGTGAGAACACTGCGCCAGGGGTAGCGTTTACTGCAAACGACCCGGCTTCGCCCGCCGATCCCTACGGTCTTTCCAAACATGAAGCAGAACAGGCGCTTGCTGAATTCGTTGCTTCGACGGAAATGGAGCTGGTCATCATTCGTCCGGTACTGGTCTACGGCCCAGGGGTAAAGGCCAATTTTCTCACCATGATTCGCTGGCTGGAACGTGGTGTGCCGCTGCCATTCGGTGCAGTCGACAATAAACGCAGCCTGGTAAGCCTTGATAATCTGATCGACCTGATCGTCACTTGTTTTGATCATCCCGGGGCGGCAAATCAGACATTCCTTGCAAGTGATGGGGCCGATGTCTCCACCACTGAGTTGCTAAGAAAAATCAGTCATGCGTTGAACAAGCCGGCAAGGCTTATTTCTTTCCCCGTAGTCTTGATGCGATTTGGGGCGAAGCTTGTTGGAAAGGATGCGCTCGCTCAGCGTCTCTTCGGATCCCTTCAAGTTGATATAAGCAAAAACAGACAGCTCTTGGGATGGGTGCCACCCTTTAGTCTGGATCACGGAATCAGAACTACCGTTCAGTCTTATCTGGAATCGCAATCACAATGA
- a CDS encoding polysaccharide biosynthesis protein, with the protein MDKVRTYLLGLPRRRKRLIQVATDIVLVWLALWLAFIVRLGIDDMYNPLRVHLWLFASAPFVAIPLFIRFGMYRAVMRYFGNDALVAIIKAVSLSSLILALIVYWYSNHETVVPRSIIFNYWWVSMVIIGGLRLLMRQYFMGDWFTAAQHVPFTNRDDGLTKVAIYGAGVAGNQLVAALRMGRVMRPVAFIDDDPGISDRSISGLQVYKPKHIQQMIDVTGAQEILLALPSSTRARRREILNVLEGFPLHVRSVPNFTDLASGRVRVEDIQEVDIGDLLGRDAVPALPDLLERCIKGKTVMVTGAGGSIGSELCRQIFALGPITLILFEHSEFNLYSILSELEQRGSRESIPVRLLPILGSIRHSQKLLDVMKSWRVDTVYHAAAYKHVPMVEHNIAEGVLNNVIGTLNTAQAALQSGVSNFVLISTDKAVRPTNIMGSTKRLAELTLQALSREVAPVLFGDAANVSRVNKTRFTMVRFGNVLGSSGSVIPLFHSQIKSGGPLTVTHPKITRYFMTIPEAAQLVIQAGSMGQGGDVFVLDMGEPVRIVELAEKMIHLSGLSIRSERNPQGDISIEFTGLRPGEKLYEELLIGDNVAATPHPMIMTASEDHLPWDVLKSRLGELLAAVDADDYSRVRQILRETVSGYTPDGEIVDWIYQQRRLEP; encoded by the coding sequence ATGGACAAGGTAAGAACGTATTTGCTGGGTTTGCCCCGGCGTCGTAAAAGGCTGATTCAGGTCGCCACCGACATAGTATTGGTGTGGCTGGCACTCTGGTTGGCCTTTATCGTTCGTCTTGGCATCGATGACATGTACAACCCGCTGCGTGTTCATCTTTGGTTGTTTGCCTCGGCGCCTTTCGTGGCTATTCCGTTGTTCATTCGTTTTGGTATGTACCGGGCTGTGATGCGTTACTTCGGCAATGATGCGCTGGTTGCGATCATCAAGGCCGTCAGCCTTTCATCGTTAATTCTGGCGTTGATTGTTTACTGGTACAGCAATCACGAAACTGTCGTTCCTCGCTCGATAATCTTCAATTACTGGTGGGTGAGCATGGTGATCATCGGCGGCCTGCGCCTGCTGATGCGTCAATATTTCATGGGCGACTGGTTCACTGCCGCCCAGCACGTTCCCTTTACCAATCGCGATGATGGTTTGACCAAGGTAGCCATCTATGGCGCCGGCGTTGCCGGAAATCAGTTGGTGGCGGCCCTTCGCATGGGGCGTGTCATGCGTCCGGTAGCATTTATCGATGATGATCCGGGTATTTCCGATCGCTCCATTTCAGGATTGCAGGTCTACAAACCCAAACATATTCAACAAATGATTGATGTTACTGGTGCGCAGGAAATTCTTCTCGCCTTGCCTTCTTCGACCCGGGCAAGACGCAGGGAAATCCTGAACGTTCTGGAAGGCTTTCCACTACATGTTCGAAGTGTTCCTAACTTTACCGACCTGGCCAGTGGTCGGGTCAGGGTCGAAGATATTCAAGAAGTAGATATCGGCGACTTGTTGGGGCGTGATGCTGTTCCTGCGTTGCCTGACCTTTTGGAGCGTTGCATCAAGGGCAAGACCGTGATGGTGACGGGGGCGGGAGGCTCGATCGGATCTGAGTTGTGCCGTCAGATCTTTGCGCTGGGACCGATTACCCTGATTCTGTTCGAACACAGCGAATTCAACCTTTACAGCATTCTGTCTGAACTCGAACAGCGTGGCAGTCGCGAATCGATCCCTGTCCGGTTACTGCCGATACTCGGTTCGATCCGGCACTCTCAAAAGCTTCTCGACGTGATGAAATCTTGGAGGGTCGACACGGTCTATCACGCAGCGGCCTACAAACATGTACCGATGGTCGAGCACAACATTGCTGAAGGTGTGTTGAACAACGTGATTGGTACGCTTAATACTGCGCAAGCCGCTTTGCAGTCAGGCGTTTCGAATTTCGTATTGATCTCGACTGACAAGGCTGTCCGTCCGACCAATATCATGGGTAGCACGAAACGTCTTGCAGAGTTGACTCTCCAGGCGCTGAGTCGTGAGGTGGCGCCGGTATTGTTTGGTGACGCAGCCAACGTCTCCCGGGTCAACAAGACCCGCTTCACCATGGTCCGATTCGGCAACGTGCTGGGTTCGTCCGGTTCCGTAATCCCGCTGTTTCACAGTCAGATCAAGTCCGGCGGTCCGCTGACGGTCACACACCCGAAAATCACCCGCTACTTCATGACGATCCCGGAAGCCGCCCAACTGGTGATTCAGGCGGGCTCCATGGGGCAGGGTGGCGATGTGTTCGTGTTGGATATGGGCGAGCCGGTGAGAATCGTGGAACTGGCCGAGAAAATGATTCATCTGTCCGGTTTGAGTATTCGTTCCGAGCGCAATCCGCAGGGCGACATTTCCATCGAGTTCACAGGTTTGCGCCCGGGTGAAAAGCTCTACGAAGAACTGCTGATTGGCGACAACGTTGCCGCGACGCCGCATCCGATGATTATGACCGCCAGTGAGGATCACTTGCCTTGGGATGTTCTTAAATCCCGGTTGGGAGAGCTGCTCGCTGCTGTCGATGCGGATGACTATTCCCGCGTCCGCCAGATTCTGCGCGAAACCGTCAGCGGCTACACCCCTGACGGCGAAATCGTTGACTGGATCTACCAGCAGCGCCGTCTCGAACCCTGA
- a CDS encoding MraY family glycosyltransferase has protein sequence MNFCWLAPALAGLSFVLTATLRRYAMSRSLLDVPNDRSSHSMPTPRGGGVAIVLSFLAALGLMYGWKLISFDAFVAFLGAGGVIAVIGFLDDHGHIAARWRLLAHFVAAGWGVYWLGGLAPVTLFGFTLDSGWSGHLLAVIYLVWMLNLYNFMDGIDGIASIEAMSVCLGAALLYWVSGAADVAWPSVMLAACVAGFLCWNFPPAKIFMGDAGSGFLGIVLGLMSLQAAWNSPGLLWGWLILLGVFIVDATFTLLRRLIRGDKVYEAHRSHAYQFASRVHGAHLPVTLTVGLINLLWLLPLALGVVVFHWDGALVLILAYLPLVWLAVRYEAGQLESRSSNT, from the coding sequence ATGAACTTTTGTTGGCTTGCTCCGGCGCTGGCCGGTCTTTCTTTTGTACTTACCGCCACATTGCGCCGTTATGCGATGTCTCGTAGCCTTCTCGATGTTCCCAATGATCGCAGTTCCCATTCCATGCCGACGCCTCGTGGGGGCGGTGTGGCGATCGTCCTGAGCTTCCTCGCTGCACTCGGGTTGATGTATGGCTGGAAACTGATCTCTTTCGACGCTTTTGTGGCATTCCTTGGAGCAGGCGGAGTCATCGCTGTCATCGGTTTTCTTGATGACCACGGACACATTGCAGCTCGGTGGCGATTGCTTGCGCATTTTGTGGCCGCAGGTTGGGGCGTTTACTGGCTGGGTGGGCTTGCGCCTGTGACACTCTTCGGTTTCACCCTTGATTCCGGATGGAGCGGACATCTTCTGGCCGTGATTTATCTGGTATGGATGCTCAACCTTTACAACTTCATGGATGGTATCGATGGGATCGCCAGTATCGAAGCGATGAGTGTCTGTTTAGGTGCCGCACTTCTTTATTGGGTCAGTGGAGCAGCCGATGTCGCCTGGCCATCCGTAATGCTTGCCGCATGCGTAGCGGGATTTCTATGCTGGAATTTCCCGCCGGCAAAAATTTTCATGGGCGATGCGGGCAGCGGCTTTCTTGGCATCGTGTTAGGGCTTATGTCTTTGCAGGCGGCCTGGAACAGTCCCGGGTTGTTATGGGGGTGGCTGATTCTACTGGGGGTTTTCATTGTTGATGCCACATTCACTTTGCTGCGACGCCTCATACGTGGTGATAAGGTTTATGAGGCGCATCGCAGTCATGCCTATCAGTTTGCGTCACGCGTCCATGGCGCTCACTTGCCAGTAACATTGACGGTTGGTTTGATCAATTTGCTGTGGTTGTTGCCACTCGCGTTGGGAGTCGTCGTTTTTCACTGGGATGGTGCCCTGGTTCTGATCCTGGCCTACTTGCCTCTTGTTTGGCTGGCTGTGAGGTACGAGGCAGGGCAGTTGGAGAGCCGGTCGTCAAACACGTGA